From Bacillus sp. FSL K6-3431, the proteins below share one genomic window:
- a CDS encoding DUF4091 domain-containing protein yields MKNIEFHLVDSLEKVFSTNEPAKLSLKHATLFQNEQFSFQLAYRCNDEAKQKVKIQVRTDDSVKKSLSKVKSVPSDLPAYEDRHDENYLSITPGLFPDLLEPVSEGAIELEINGWNAIWIDIQPDHVANGEKPIMVQVINEEDQILFKETLNIHVIPHQLPEQKLIHTEWFHADCLADYYHVEVFSEEHWRIIENFIRIASENGMNMLLTPVFTPPLDTKVGGERTTVQLVQISLENNEYIFDFTLLKKWLDICKRSNIKYIEIAHLFTQWGAEFTPKIMIMEDGKLIRKFGWDVHADSEDYRVFLHAFLPSLTTFLKENWEQENVYFHISDEPYEDYTETYSKAKEMAEPYLKGFTIIDALSNYSFYEKGIVTKPIVASDHIQPFIDHNVPNLWTYYCCSQNKDVSNRFMAMPSYRNRIIATQLFKYDIEGFLHWGYNFYNSQYSIEPIDPYLVTDAKKGFPSGDPFLVYPGENGEAIPSIRLRVFYQALQDLRAFQWLEELKGKQYVMDIIEKNEKITFTEYPKEGAYIFNIREEINTAIEEALS; encoded by the coding sequence ATGAAGAATATTGAATTTCACCTAGTAGACTCGTTAGAAAAGGTATTTTCAACAAACGAACCAGCAAAATTATCACTAAAGCATGCAACACTTTTTCAAAACGAACAATTTTCTTTTCAACTCGCTTATCGTTGCAACGATGAAGCGAAGCAAAAAGTAAAGATTCAAGTGAGAACAGACGATTCGGTAAAAAAATCATTGAGCAAAGTAAAAAGTGTCCCATCTGATTTACCTGCATACGAGGATCGGCATGATGAAAATTATCTTTCTATCACTCCTGGATTATTTCCTGATCTACTAGAGCCGGTTTCCGAAGGGGCAATCGAACTGGAGATAAATGGTTGGAATGCAATTTGGATTGATATCCAGCCAGACCATGTTGCTAATGGTGAGAAGCCGATCATGGTTCAGGTAATTAATGAGGAAGATCAAATTCTCTTTAAAGAAACGTTGAATATCCATGTGATCCCACATCAGCTTCCCGAGCAAAAACTGATCCATACAGAATGGTTTCATGCAGATTGCTTGGCAGATTATTATCATGTAGAAGTGTTTTCGGAAGAGCATTGGCGAATAATCGAGAACTTTATTAGAATAGCTAGCGAAAATGGAATGAATATGCTTCTTACCCCTGTGTTCACACCGCCATTAGATACTAAAGTTGGTGGAGAGAGAACAACGGTTCAACTTGTTCAAATATCTTTGGAAAATAACGAATATATTTTTGACTTTACGCTACTGAAAAAATGGTTGGATATTTGTAAGCGTTCTAATATAAAGTATATTGAAATTGCCCATCTATTCACCCAGTGGGGAGCAGAATTCACCCCGAAAATTATGATTATGGAAGATGGAAAGCTAATACGGAAATTCGGGTGGGATGTCCATGCAGATAGTGAAGACTATCGAGTATTTTTACATGCCTTTCTTCCATCTCTAACTACATTTCTAAAAGAAAATTGGGAGCAAGAAAATGTTTATTTTCATATTTCTGACGAACCATACGAAGATTACACTGAAACATATTCAAAAGCCAAGGAAATGGCAGAGCCTTATCTTAAGGGCTTTACTATTATTGATGCCTTAAGCAATTATTCCTTTTACGAAAAGGGGATTGTGACGAAACCAATAGTAGCATCGGACCATATTCAACCATTCATCGATCATAATGTACCAAATTTATGGACTTATTATTGTTGTTCACAAAACAAAGATGTGAGTAATCGATTCATGGCAATGCCTTCTTACAGAAACCGAATTATTGCTACTCAACTATTTAAATATGACATAGAAGGGTTCCTACATTGGGGTTATAACTTTTACAATAGTCAATATTCCATTGAACCGATTGATCCTTACTTAGTTACTGACGCTAAAAAAGGTTTTCCATCTGGTGACCCGTTCCTCGTCTATCCAGGGGAAAATGGAGAAGCAATTCCATCTATCCGCTTAAGAGTCTTTTATCAGGCATTGCAAGATCTACGGGCGTTTCAGTGGCTGGAAGAACTGAAAGGAAAACAATATGTAATGGACATCATTGAAAAAAATGAAAAGATTACATTTACAGAGTATCCTAAAGAAGGTGCATATATTTTTAACATAAGAGAAGAAATAAATACAGCAATTGAAGAAGCTCTATCCTAA
- a CDS encoding sulfatase family protein → MKKPNVLLITSDQQHFHTIGAFNPEIKTPNLDRLVQEGTMFDRAYCPNPTCTPTRASIITGTYPSQHGAWTLGTKLLEDRLTVGEVFQEHDYRTALIGKAHFQQAKDSEEYPSIESYPLLSNLEYWKKFDDSFYGFEKVELARNHTNEHLVGQHYALWMEEKGCSNWRDYFLAPTGNMDPKEKYKWAIPEKYHYNTWIAERTNSLLEQYVQNDENFFLWSSFFDPHPPYLVPEPWDTMYDPERLTIPRGEEGEHDQNPPHFQMTQEKNPDFSSYQETGFGIHGYHTHKDVGEEDHKKLTATYYGMISLMDKYIGEILDKLDELGIADNTIIVFTSDHGHFFGQHGLQYKGGFHYEDLIKVPFIVRYPEQVPAGRVSKAMQSLVDLAPTFLNMAGISIPTQMTGMDQTQVWSGEEEYVRDHVICEFRHEPTTIHQKTYVNDRYKLTVYYNQTYGDLFDLQTDPEEYNNLWHNPDYQSLKLELMLKYVSAELGKEVMPMPRVAHA, encoded by the coding sequence ATGAAGAAACCCAATGTTTTATTAATTACGAGCGACCAGCAGCATTTTCATACGATCGGAGCTTTTAATCCAGAGATCAAAACGCCGAATTTAGATCGATTGGTCCAAGAAGGAACGATGTTTGATCGAGCTTATTGCCCTAATCCTACCTGTACGCCAACAAGAGCATCGATTATCACAGGTACTTATCCAAGCCAGCATGGTGCATGGACACTTGGAACAAAGTTATTAGAGGATCGCTTAACAGTTGGAGAAGTATTCCAAGAACATGATTACCGAACCGCATTGATCGGCAAGGCCCATTTTCAACAAGCAAAGGATTCCGAAGAATATCCATCTATCGAATCGTATCCATTGTTAAGTAATCTAGAGTATTGGAAGAAGTTTGATGATTCCTTTTATGGATTTGAAAAAGTGGAACTTGCAAGAAATCATACGAATGAACATTTAGTAGGGCAACATTATGCGTTGTGGATGGAAGAAAAGGGTTGTTCTAATTGGCGAGATTATTTTCTAGCACCTACAGGGAATATGGATCCCAAGGAAAAGTATAAATGGGCCATCCCTGAAAAGTATCATTATAATACATGGATTGCAGAACGGACGAATTCTTTACTAGAACAGTATGTTCAAAATGATGAAAACTTCTTTTTATGGTCAAGCTTTTTTGACCCTCATCCACCTTATCTTGTGCCAGAACCGTGGGATACGATGTATGACCCTGAACGGTTAACGATTCCAAGGGGGGAAGAAGGGGAGCACGATCAAAACCCGCCCCATTTTCAAATGACACAAGAAAAGAATCCGGATTTTTCTTCCTATCAAGAAACTGGATTTGGCATTCATGGATACCACACACATAAAGATGTAGGCGAAGAGGATCATAAAAAATTGACGGCCACTTATTATGGAATGATTAGCTTAATGGATAAATATATTGGAGAAATTCTCGATAAGCTTGATGAACTTGGAATTGCTGACAATACAATTATCGTATTTACAAGTGATCATGGGCATTTTTTTGGCCAACATGGGCTTCAATATAAAGGCGGTTTTCATTATGAGGATTTGATCAAGGTTCCTTTTATCGTCCGCTACCCTGAGCAAGTACCAGCAGGAAGAGTATCAAAAGCTATGCAAAGCCTTGTTGATCTTGCGCCGACATTTTTAAATATGGCTGGGATTTCCATTCCTACTCAAATGACCGGAATGGATCAAACACAAGTGTGGAGTGGAGAAGAGGAGTATGTGAGGGATCATGTCATATGTGAATTTAGACATGAACCGACGACGATTCACCAAAAGACATATGTGAATGATCGATATAAATTGACGGTTTATTATAATCAGACATATGGTGATTTATTTGATTTGCAAACGGATCCAGAAGAATATAACAATCTATGGCATAATCCAGATTATCAATCTTTAAAACTGGAACTAATGTTGAAATATGTGTCGGCAGAGCTTGGCAAAGAAGTAATGCCAATGCCGCGAGTCGCGCATGCATAG
- a CDS encoding ROK family protein, whose product MNYSACFDIGGTFIKYGVVTEEGDIFLTGKIETPLENAAVSIPEMIDEKLQFFKQHYSIKNIGISSCGLVDNAAGKVLFSSNIKGYSGLRIADILEAKTGLPVAVENDVRSACLGEMWLGAARGKQEVVLLTLGTGIGGASVINGKLMRGSGNLAGELGHMSIVHNGESCPCGGAGCLERYASTSALVRFYKSLSGHELRGKEIMDLVHKNDLMALEAYHIFLDYLATGLVNIAHLYNPEIIIIGGGITEQGEIFLKDMQEKYDEKVMDVYKQSTQLVLAQLHNDAALCGAYAAANQLIK is encoded by the coding sequence ATGAACTATAGTGCTTGTTTTGATATCGGTGGAACCTTCATTAAATACGGTGTAGTTACAGAAGAAGGGGATATTTTTTTAACTGGGAAAATCGAAACGCCTCTCGAAAATGCAGCAGTGAGTATTCCAGAAATGATTGATGAAAAACTCCAATTTTTCAAGCAACATTATTCAATCAAAAACATTGGTATTTCCTCTTGTGGTTTAGTTGACAATGCTGCAGGAAAAGTGCTTTTTTCATCAAATATTAAAGGCTATTCAGGACTGCGAATTGCTGATATTCTCGAAGCAAAGACCGGTCTGCCTGTGGCCGTTGAAAATGACGTCAGAAGTGCCTGCCTTGGAGAAATGTGGCTTGGTGCAGCCCGCGGGAAGCAGGAGGTTGTGCTTCTCACACTTGGTACAGGGATAGGCGGTGCATCGGTTATTAATGGAAAGCTAATGAGGGGATCGGGTAATTTAGCTGGGGAACTGGGGCATATGTCGATTGTTCATAACGGTGAAAGCTGTCCATGTGGTGGAGCAGGCTGTTTAGAAAGATACGCATCCACCTCCGCTCTCGTGCGATTTTATAAAAGCCTTTCCGGACATGAATTAAGAGGGAAAGAGATTATGGATCTAGTTCATAAAAACGATCTAATGGCCCTTGAGGCATATCATATTTTCCTAGACTATTTAGCGACGGGTCTCGTCAATATTGCCCATTTATATAATCCTGAAATCATTATTATTGGCGGTGGAATTACCGAACAAGGTGAGATATTTTTAAAGGATATGCAGGAAAAATACGATGAAAAAGTGATGGATGTTTACAAGCAGTCGACGCAGCTCGTGTTGGCGCAACTACATAATGATGCTGCCTTATGCGGAGCATATGCTGCAGCCAATCAGCTGATAAAATAA
- the pfkB gene encoding 1-phosphofructokinase: MIVTVTLNPAIDVSYRVSDFKIDQGHRVENGNKTAGGKGLNVSRVLKSLSSEPLCTGFLGGESGAWVQAQLNQQGLQHSFVSIKEETRTCLAVIDEEKGTQTELMEKGPVVTEEEIEKFRSTMTHILREAKIIVASGSLPMGVPSYFYREIGELARAENIPFLLDTSGKSLDFGIEGKPFLIKPNQSELCHYMGESELSFESMMEAAKTICSKGVQYVLISLGAGGAVLVGKEVILEAKIPAITAVNPVGSGDSMVAGMAYALQQQYDLDECLRWACACGMANAMEATTGTVQVKNVKQLLPKIKICALQEKK, translated from the coding sequence ATGATCGTAACAGTAACATTAAATCCAGCAATTGATGTTTCCTATCGCGTATCGGATTTTAAAATTGACCAAGGCCATCGAGTTGAAAATGGTAATAAAACTGCTGGTGGGAAAGGACTAAACGTATCAAGGGTTTTGAAATCGCTTAGTAGTGAACCACTTTGTACTGGATTTTTAGGTGGAGAAAGTGGCGCCTGGGTTCAAGCTCAGTTAAATCAGCAAGGGCTTCAACATTCATTTGTAAGCATTAAAGAAGAAACAAGGACATGTCTTGCGGTGATCGATGAAGAGAAGGGCACTCAGACTGAATTAATGGAAAAAGGACCTGTTGTGACAGAAGAGGAAATAGAGAAATTCCGATCAACAATGACGCATATTTTAAGGGAGGCAAAGATAATTGTTGCCTCTGGAAGTTTACCTATGGGAGTACCTTCTTATTTTTATCGCGAAATCGGAGAATTAGCTAGAGCAGAAAATATTCCATTTCTGCTGGACACAAGTGGGAAATCTCTTGACTTTGGGATCGAAGGGAAACCTTTCTTGATTAAGCCGAATCAATCCGAGCTATGTCATTATATGGGAGAATCGGAGCTATCTTTCGAATCAATGATGGAGGCTGCCAAAACAATTTGTTCTAAAGGAGTCCAATACGTCCTCATTTCTTTGGGAGCAGGTGGTGCTGTTCTAGTTGGTAAAGAAGTTATATTGGAAGCGAAAATTCCTGCTATTACAGCGGTAAATCCAGTTGGGTCTGGGGATAGTATGGTTGCTGGAATGGCATATGCACTGCAACAGCAATACGATTTAGATGAATGCTTACGGTGGGCCTGTGCATGTGGAATGGCGAATGCCATGGAAGCTACGACAGGAACGGTCCAAGTAAAGAATGTTAAGCAATTATTACCAAAAATAAAAATTTGCGCGCTCCAAGAAAAGAAATAA
- the gatY gene encoding tagatose-bisphosphate aldolase subunit GatY, with translation MTVTTTNLLQTAQIGNYAVPAFNVHNLETAKAVLETAEELRSPVLLAATPGTIKYMGEEFLIGIMEAARKRFDIPFEVHLDHHENIEDIKRLIDAGVGSVMIDASHHPFEENIRIVKEVVDYASKHGVFVEAELGRLSGIEDDMSVDEKDAIYTNPDQASEFVERTGIHSLAVAIGTAHGLYKGEPKLDLERLKEIRAVVDIPLVLHGGSGLPDALVQETIDMGICKVNIATELKNAFVGGLKDHFIDYPDENDPRKYFKEAIGELKLVVADKIAMCKSAQRV, from the coding sequence ATGACGGTTACTACAACTAATCTTTTACAAACAGCACAAATAGGAAATTATGCTGTCCCAGCTTTTAATGTTCATAACTTGGAAACAGCAAAGGCAGTCCTTGAAACGGCAGAAGAACTGCGATCTCCGGTACTTCTTGCTGCAACACCAGGAACGATTAAATACATGGGCGAGGAATTTTTGATCGGCATTATGGAAGCAGCCCGAAAAAGATTTGATATTCCTTTTGAAGTCCATTTAGACCATCACGAAAACATCGAAGATATTAAAAGATTAATAGACGCAGGTGTGGGATCTGTCATGATCGATGCCAGTCATCACCCATTCGAAGAAAATATAAGAATTGTGAAGGAAGTTGTTGACTACGCATCTAAACATGGCGTATTTGTTGAGGCAGAATTGGGACGTTTGAGTGGAATAGAGGATGACATGAGCGTGGATGAGAAAGATGCCATTTATACGAATCCTGATCAAGCAAGTGAATTTGTTGAACGAACAGGAATCCACTCTTTGGCAGTAGCAATTGGTACTGCACATGGTTTATATAAAGGTGAGCCAAAGTTGGATTTGGAAAGATTAAAAGAGATCCGAGCGGTCGTTGACATCCCGCTAGTCCTTCACGGAGGTTCTGGACTTCCAGATGCATTGGTACAAGAAACAATAGACATGGGGATTTGCAAAGTGAATATTGCTACCGAATTAAAAAATGCATTTGTCGGAGGATTAAAGGACCATTTTATCGATTATCCGGATGAAAATGATCCAAGAAAGTATTTTAAAGAGGCTATTGGAGAACTGAAGCTTGTTGTTGCAGATAAAATTGCGATGTGCAAAAGTGCACAGAGAGTGTAG
- a CDS encoding SIS domain-containing protein — MANYQMEKSHTIREIEQQPALWMKAIKQFSAEKLAMDTFLKNIENKHARVRVIFTGAGTSAFIGETIYPYVRCEIRNRGWEAECISTTNLTAAPYSYLDADVPTVIVSFARSGNSPESIAAVELAEKLVKDFYEITITCNSGGALAKREREPEEQLVLLLPDEANDKGLAMTSSYSTMMLSALYLFAENKATFEQVVGKIAHAGDEMLKRSKEIIPRLVQEKISKLVYLGSGVFEGLARESSLKFLELTGGKFPTMYDTPLGFRHGPKSILDQETMVVVFLSNDTYTRKYDLDMLKELFVEKNRGPLVAISENVDPEVAEYSDTHIEISSSENLNDMYLAFPYVIFAQSFAFEKSLHSGISPDNPSPDGIINRVVQGVQIYPYGEEK; from the coding sequence ATGGCGAATTATCAAATGGAAAAGTCACATACAATTAGGGAAATTGAACAACAGCCTGCTTTATGGATGAAGGCAATTAAACAATTTTCAGCAGAAAAATTGGCAATGGACACGTTTTTAAAAAATATTGAAAACAAACATGCGAGAGTAAGGGTTATTTTTACTGGTGCAGGAACAAGTGCATTTATCGGAGAAACGATTTATCCTTATGTCCGTTGTGAAATTAGAAATAGAGGGTGGGAAGCGGAGTGTATTTCTACGACTAATCTTACAGCTGCTCCGTATTCTTATTTAGATGCAGACGTTCCAACTGTCATTGTTTCTTTTGCCCGCTCAGGTAACAGTCCTGAAAGTATCGCAGCAGTTGAGCTAGCCGAAAAGTTAGTGAAAGACTTTTATGAAATTACCATTACTTGTAACAGTGGCGGCGCTTTAGCGAAAAGAGAAAGAGAGCCAGAGGAGCAACTTGTCCTATTATTACCAGATGAAGCAAATGATAAAGGCTTAGCGATGACGAGTAGTTATTCAACAATGATGTTGTCAGCGCTTTATTTATTTGCCGAAAACAAAGCTACATTCGAACAAGTAGTCGGGAAAATTGCGCATGCTGGGGACGAAATGTTGAAAAGAAGCAAGGAAATCATTCCCCGACTTGTTCAGGAGAAGATTTCAAAATTAGTCTATTTGGGTTCAGGCGTTTTCGAGGGATTGGCTCGTGAATCTTCTCTAAAGTTCCTAGAACTGACAGGTGGCAAATTCCCAACGATGTATGACACGCCATTAGGCTTCCGCCATGGACCAAAATCAATTTTAGATCAGGAAACAATGGTTGTTGTTTTCTTGTCGAATGATACGTATACACGAAAATATGACCTTGATATGTTGAAAGAGTTGTTTGTTGAAAAGAACAGGGGACCACTTGTAGCAATTTCTGAAAATGTTGACCCAGAAGTTGCGGAATATAGTGATACACACATCGAGATCTCTTCTAGTGAAAACTTAAATGATATGTACCTAGCATTCCCTTATGTTATCTTTGCTCAATCATTTGCTTTTGAAAAATCATTGCATAGCGGTATATCTCCAGATAACCCATCTCCAGATGGAATAATAAATCGTGTCGTTCAAGGTGTACAAATTTACCCATATGGGGAGGAAAAGTAA
- a CDS encoding GntR family transcriptional regulator — translation MIEKDSRLPLYYQLMDIILEKIESGELKEHDKLPSERELCEVYNVSRTTVRQTMQELEKERLIYKQHGKGTFVSPKVIEQSLVKFYSFTEEMSKINKIPSSKVLAFEVINAGSSTAKKMGLTETDLLYKITRLRYADDEPMMYETSYAPISRFPNLKEEDLEKIPMYNLFRDKYHVMITKANERFKAVPTTESEANQLNIQKGEPSLFIERITYEHDSVIEYTVTIARGDKFTYSVELNGTKE, via the coding sequence ATGATTGAGAAAGACAGCCGCTTGCCCCTTTATTATCAATTGATGGACATTATTCTGGAAAAGATTGAATCTGGAGAATTAAAGGAGCACGACAAGCTACCATCAGAGCGAGAATTATGTGAAGTGTATAATGTAAGCCGTACGACTGTTAGACAAACGATGCAGGAGCTTGAAAAAGAAAGACTTATTTACAAGCAGCATGGAAAAGGTACTTTTGTTTCCCCAAAAGTAATAGAGCAAAGCCTTGTTAAGTTTTATAGTTTTACAGAAGAAATGAGTAAAATTAATAAAATACCGTCATCAAAAGTGCTTGCCTTTGAAGTAATCAATGCAGGTAGTAGTACAGCTAAAAAAATGGGTCTTACAGAGACTGATTTACTCTATAAAATCACTAGGCTACGCTATGCAGATGATGAACCGATGATGTACGAGACATCTTACGCTCCGATTAGTAGATTTCCTAATTTAAAGGAAGAAGATTTAGAGAAGATACCTATGTATAACTTATTTCGTGATAAGTATCATGTAATGATCACGAAGGCGAATGAAAGATTTAAAGCAGTTCCTACAACTGAAAGTGAAGCGAATCAGCTGAATATTCAAAAAGGGGAACCAAGTCTTTTCATTGAAAGAATTACGTATGAGCATGATTCAGTAATTGAGTATACTGTCACAATTGCAAGAGGCGATAAATTTACGTATTCAGTAGAATTGAACGGCACGAAAGAATGA
- a CDS encoding beta-galactosidase, producing MKKQIISLEQSRFEFSKAGGEVFLSKIEELNWHDAAFLVCSIDTQNEWLVPLIIKFYNAQGECLQVHIGTIPQMEVIVAFPLSALDAQNVFLSRTPGKLKTLISGTKINKSEITRISIGTCSSHQSQSFMIKEMYLDSEEPNYLLPEQILVDAYGQNKTKDWQGKTKGEEELLTYLQSQLNQKNEFPTDWSKYGGWRNKQFEGTGFFRTEHDGKRWWLVDPEGYAFWSTGLDCVRPEVQALLDGIEKFYEWLPDKTKEFQDMYYMDEKGSHYGDFSLANLIRAFGEDYIESWIEMTRDRMKQWRFNTIGNWSSLDFIKKANIPYVLPLSGFPSTKKTIFRDFPDAFSQEYIAGAKKFAKQLEEFREDPYMIGYFLTNEPLWAFAGDVNLAEELMEKEEILESKYIFMNKMKEKYKDDIQQFNKSWNMNLHQFEDLLIPMKKPSTFSKQAKLDLENFTKELVYQYTKVVCDAVKEIDQHHLNLGMRYAWISTDNIFEGSKLFDVFTLNNYSMAPNQADIMNVSKKSGLPVLIGEFHFGAIDVGLPSTGLKGVTTQAERAKAYRYYIENAAAMPDLIGTHYFTLNDQAVLGRFDGENFQIGVVDICHRPYKDFVEGITEAHERIYDVAAGIEKPYSDHAEEIPRIGF from the coding sequence ATGAAGAAGCAAATCATAAGTTTAGAGCAAAGTAGGTTCGAGTTTTCAAAAGCCGGAGGAGAAGTCTTTTTATCAAAAATTGAGGAATTAAATTGGCACGATGCTGCATTTCTCGTATGCAGTATAGATACACAAAACGAATGGTTGGTACCTTTAATTATTAAATTTTACAATGCTCAAGGCGAGTGTTTGCAAGTACATATTGGGACAATTCCACAGATGGAAGTGATTGTGGCATTTCCTTTATCTGCATTGGATGCACAAAATGTATTTTTGTCTAGAACACCAGGAAAATTAAAAACGCTTATTTCTGGAACAAAAATAAATAAGAGTGAGATTACACGTATATCCATAGGAACGTGTAGTAGCCATCAATCCCAATCTTTCATGATAAAAGAAATGTATCTTGATTCAGAAGAACCGAATTATTTATTACCTGAACAGATACTAGTAGACGCATATGGTCAGAACAAAACAAAAGATTGGCAAGGGAAAACAAAAGGAGAAGAAGAATTATTAACTTATTTGCAATCACAGTTGAATCAAAAAAATGAGTTTCCTACAGACTGGAGCAAATACGGTGGGTGGAGAAATAAACAGTTTGAAGGTACTGGATTTTTTCGGACTGAACATGATGGGAAGCGATGGTGGTTAGTTGATCCTGAAGGATATGCATTTTGGAGTACTGGACTAGATTGCGTTAGACCTGAAGTACAAGCTCTACTTGATGGAATAGAAAAGTTTTATGAATGGCTTCCAGACAAGACAAAAGAATTTCAAGATATGTATTATATGGACGAAAAAGGTTCACATTACGGAGACTTTTCTTTAGCTAATTTAATCAGGGCTTTTGGAGAAGACTATATAGAATCATGGATAGAAATGACAAGGGATAGAATGAAGCAATGGAGATTTAACACAATTGGCAACTGGTCTTCATTGGATTTTATCAAAAAAGCAAATATTCCGTATGTCTTGCCATTAAGTGGATTTCCAAGTACTAAAAAAACTATTTTCAGAGACTTTCCTGATGCTTTTAGCCAAGAATACATCGCAGGAGCAAAGAAATTTGCTAAACAACTTGAGGAATTTAGGGAAGATCCATATATGATTGGCTATTTTTTAACGAACGAACCCCTTTGGGCTTTCGCTGGAGATGTAAATCTTGCTGAAGAATTAATGGAGAAAGAAGAGATCCTGGAATCAAAGTATATTTTTATGAACAAAATGAAAGAAAAGTATAAGGATGATATTCAACAATTTAATAAGTCATGGAATATGAATCTACATCAATTTGAGGATTTGCTCATCCCGATGAAAAAGCCATCCACATTTTCAAAGCAAGCTAAACTAGATTTAGAGAATTTTACAAAAGAATTGGTATATCAGTATACAAAAGTAGTTTGCGATGCTGTAAAAGAGATAGATCAGCACCATTTAAATCTTGGAATGAGATATGCCTGGATTTCAACGGATAATATTTTTGAAGGTAGTAAACTTTTTGATGTCTTCACATTAAATAACTATTCGATGGCCCCGAATCAAGCGGATATTATGAATGTCAGCAAAAAATCCGGACTCCCCGTTTTAATCGGAGAATTCCACTTTGGTGCAATAGATGTAGGGTTGCCATCAACAGGATTAAAGGGAGTAACTACTCAAGCTGAAAGAGCAAAAGCCTATCGGTACTATATTGAGAATGCAGCAGCAATGCCAGATCTCATTGGTACACATTATTTCACTTTAAATGATCAAGCTGTATTAGGGCGTTTTGATGGGGAGAACTTCCAAATAGGTGTAGTAGATATTTGTCATAGACCTTATAAAGACTTTGTGGAGGGTATTACCGAAGCACATGAGAGAATATATGATGTAGCTGCAGGAATTGAAAAGCCATATTCAGATCATGCTGAGGAGATTCCACGGATTGGCTTTTAG